One genomic segment of Gossypium arboreum isolate Shixiya-1 chromosome 3, ASM2569848v2, whole genome shotgun sequence includes these proteins:
- the LOC108476325 gene encoding protein RER1A-like, which yields MEGIGGDGASVASPMPQWGHDSWRMYQYYLDKSTPHTTYRWIGTLVIVAIYCLRVYYVQGFYIVAYGLGIYLLNLLIGFLSPLVDPELEGSDGPLLPTKGSDEFKPFIRRLPEFKFWYSMTKAFCIAFVMTFFSVFDVPVFWPILLCYWIVLFVLTMRRQIGHMIKYKYIPFSIGKQKYSGKKGSASSSGSRGD from the exons ATGGAAGGAATCGGAGGGGACGGTGCATCGGTGGCATCACCGATGCCTCAATGGGGACATGATTCTTGGAGGATGTATCAGTATTATCTAGATAAGTCGACTCCTCATACGACTTATAGGTGGATCGGAACCCTTGTTATAGTAGCTATCTATTGTTTGCGGGTCTATTACGTTCAAGGGTTTTACATAGTCGCGTACGGTCTAGGGATTTACCTACTGAATTTGCTAATTGGGTTTTTGTCTCCTTTGGTTGATCCTGAACTCGAAGGTTCCGATGGACCTTTGTTGCCAACAAAAGGTTCAGACGAGTTCAAGCCGTTTATTCGTAGGCTACCCGAGTTTAAGTTCTG GTACTCCATGACCAAGGCTTTCTGCATAGCATTTGTCATGACTTTCTTCTCTGTATTCGATGTTCCCGTCTTTTGGCCTATACTACTTTGTTATTGGATCGTTCTCTTCGTTCTTACAATGAGGCGTCAAATAGGACATATGATCAAATACAAGTATATCCCATTCAGCATCGGAAAACAG AAATATTCCGGTAAGAAAGGTTCCGCTAGTAGCAGTGGTTCTCGTGGGGATTGA
- the LOC108476324 gene encoding SNF1-related protein kinase regulatory subunit gamma-1-like — MSMYVCMYDYALLQNASKETGKGNFMSLLEKNPETGHTKVGELAKSFLWNPFFPVRLEDTLFHVLLLISKHRIRVVPVIEQSNLKVTGFVTQNAVIQLLLQSDGLTWFDSIAEKPLSEFRFENESVSFVYGDDSIADALHVLFKSQTGAVAVIDRQTRMLIGSVRNGDVYLLLENDKIFRDRKVVTVEEFIRIETSNQDPNPTIERDMGALLSAGVLQLRNKYRPRMDSPVTNKKTDTLKEAMKNVARTKSDFCFQVDDSQHLLGILTLRDIILQFSPPSMNSNIDGGGFFETTLELTGCQIKGGTLVCDH, encoded by the exons ATGTCtatgtatgtgtgtatgtatgATTATGCCCTTTTGCAGAATGCTAGCAAGGAGACTGGCAAAGGCAATTTCATGTCCTTGCTTGAAAAGAATCCTGAAACTGGCCACACCaag GTAGGGGAGTTAGCAAAATCTTTCCTCTGGAATCCATTTTTCCCTGTACGCTTAGAGGATACCCTATTTCATGTTCTGTTGCTGATCTCGAAACACCGAATCCGAGTTGTGCCGGTCATCGAACAATCCAATCTTAAAGTCACAGGTTTCGTTACACAG aatgcaGTTATCCAATTGCTTCTTCAATCTGATGGACTCACTTGGTTCGATAGTATTGCCGAAAAGCCCCTATCGGAATTCCG GTTCGAAAATGAGAGTGTAAGTTTTGTGTATGGTGATGACAGCATAGCCGATGCACTTCATGTCTTGTTTAAAAGCCAAACCGGTGCAGTTGCTGTTATTGATAGACAAACTCGAATGCTTATCGGTAGTGTTAGAAACGGCGATGTGTACCTTCTTCTGGAGAACGATAAGATTTTCCGTGATCGAAa GGTTGTGACCGTGGAGGAATTCATTCGTATCGAGACTAGTAACCAGGATCCCAATCCTACCATCGAACGAGACATGGGGGCTCTTTTATCGGCAGGGGTTCTTCAACTACGAAACAAATACCGTCCGAGAATGGACTCACCGGTCACTAACAAAAAAACCGATACGCTCAAGGAAGCAATGAAGAATGTAGCAAGAACTAAAAGCGATTTCTGTTTTCAAGTCGATGATTCACAGCATTTGCTCGGCATACTCACGCTGAGAGACATTATTCTTCAGTTTTCGCCACCGTCTATGAACTCTAATATCGATGGAGGAGGCTTCTTTGAAACTACTCTCGAACTGACTGGTTGTCAGATCAAAGGTGGAACACTAGTTTGTGATCATTAA
- the LOC108475982 gene encoding probable pinoresinol-lariciresinol reductase 3: MEEKSKVLIIGATGRLGYHLAQFTLQFGHPTYILIRDSSLNDPNKAQKLNFLSTAGAIPLKGSLEDENSLMEAVKQVDVVICSIPSKQALDQKLLVKVIKESGCIKKFIPSEFGVDPDKIQIYNLVHRFYAGKTEIRRLIEAEGIPYTYICCNLFMGYLLPSLAQPGLKAPPRDKVTIFGDGNAKAVFVKDVDVAACTINAIDDPRTLNKTLYLRPQGNVYSINELVAMWENKIGRELENVHVPEEELLLKIKESSYPDNLEMIFIYSAFVKGDHTYFDIDECGVDGTELYPHLKFTTVSEHLDTLV; the protein is encoded by the exons ATGGAGGAGAAGAGTAAAGTCCTTATAATAGGAGCAACTGGAAGATTAGGTTACCATTTAGCTCAATTCACCCTTCAATTTGGTCACCCAACTTATATTCTCATAAGAGATTCTTCTTTAAATGACCCCAACAAAGCTCAAAAACTCAACTTTCTCTCCACTGCTGGTGCCATTCCCCTCAAG GGTTCACTTGAAGATGAAAATAGTCTCATGGAAGCAGTGAAACAAGTGGATGTAGTTATTTGTTCAATCCCATCAAAACAAGCTCTTGATCAAAAACTACTTGTTAAGGTTATTAAAGAATCTGGGTGTATTAAG AAGTTCATACCTTCTGAGTTCGGTGTAGATCCCGACAAAATTCAGATATATAACTTGGTTCATCGTTTCTACGCTGGAAAAACTGAGATTAGACGTCTTATAGAAGCTGAAGGTATTCCTTATACTTACATTTGCTGCAACCTATTCATGGGTTATTTACTTCCTTCGTTAGCTCAACCTGGTTTAAAGGCTCCCCCGAGGGACAAGGTCACTATTTTCGGAGATGGAAATGCTAAAG CCGTCTTTGTGAAGGATGTTGACGTTGCTGCATGCACCATCAATGCCATAGATGATCCTCGAACGCTTAACAAGACATTGTATTTGAGACCCCAAGGGAATGTATACTCCATCAATGAGCTTGTAGCAATGTGGGAGAATAAAATTGGTAGGGAACTCGAGAATGTTCATGTACCGGAAGAGGAGCTTCTTCTGAAAATCAAAG AGAGTTCATATCCGGACAACTTGGAGATGATTTTCATATATTCAGCCTTTGTGAAAGGAGATCATACATATTTTGATATTGATGAGTGTGGGGTTGATGGGACCGAACTCTATCCACACTTGAAATTCACTACAGTTAGTGAGCATTTAGATACTTTAGTGTGA
- the LOC108476426 gene encoding glucose-1-phosphate adenylyltransferase large subunit 1-like: MDSCCVAFKPNSPLLNTRNGYGYGNGDIKNTFLGERTRGSVWFNQLSNTLRGDDKKENKIKSGVFAVLTSNTPREAVTLKPRRFERPRVDPKNVASIILGGGAGTHLFPLTKRAATPAVPVGGCYKLIDIPMSNCINSGINKIFVLTQFNSASLNRHLARTYYGNGISFGDGFVEVLAATQTSGEAGKKWFQGTADAVRQFIWLFEDAKNRDIENILILCGDHLYRMDYMEFLQSHVDNNADITISCVPVDNSRASDYGLVKMDGRGRIVQFAEKPKGADLKAMQTDTTLLGLSPQEAMRSPYIASMGVYVFRTDVLLKLLRWRYPASNDFGSEIIPAAVMEHDVQAYIFKDYWEDIGTIRSFYEANLALTEEFPKFEFYDPKTPFYTSPRYLPPTKIDKCRIKDAIISHGCFLRECSVQHSIVGERSRLDYGVELQDTVMLGADYYQTEPEIASLLAEGKVPIGIGRNSKIRNCIIDKNAKIGKDVVIVNKDGVEEADRPEEGFYIRSGLTIIMEKATIADGTVI, translated from the exons ATGGATTCATGTTGTGTAGCTTTTAAACCCAATTCTCCTTTATTGAATACAAGAAATGGCTATGGCTATGGCAATGGagatattaaaaatacatttttaGGGGAAAGAACAAGAGGGAGTGTTTGGTTCAATCAGCTCTCAAACACATTGAGAGGTGATGATAAGAAGGAAAATAAGATCAAATCTGGTGTTTTTGCTGTTCTTACATCAAATACACCAAGGGAAGCTGTG ACATTGAAACCACGTCGGTTTGAAAGACCAAGAGTTGACCCCAAAAATGTAGCTTCTATCATATTAGGAGGTGGTGCAGGGACTCATCTTTTTCCACTTACTAAAAGGGCTGCTACACCTGCT GTTCCGGTCGGAGGATGTTATAAGCTGATTGATATTCCAATGAGTAATTGTATCAATAGTGGGATCAACAAGATTTTTGTTTTGACTCAGTTCAATTCAGCATCCCTTAATCGTCACCTTGCTCGTACATATTACGGCAATGGCATCAGTTTTGGAGATGGTTTTGTCGAG GTTCTGGCGGCGACTCAAACATCGGGAGAAGCAGGGAAGAAATGGTTCCAAGGAACCGCAGATGCTGTGAGACAATTCATTTGGTTATTTGAG GATGCAAAGAATAGGGATATCGAGAATATACTGATCTTGTGCGGTGATCATCTTTATCGAATGGATTATATGGAGTTTCTACAG AGTCACGTTGACAATAATGCTGATATTACAATCTCGTGTGTGCCAGTGGACAACAG CCGTGCATCGGATTATGGACTGGTGAAGATGGATGGAAGGGGTCGTATTGTCCAGTTTGCTGAAAAACCAAAGGGTGCTGATTTGAAAGCAATG CAAACTGATACCACGCTTCTCGGGTTGTCTCCCCAAGAAGCTATGAGATCACCTTACATTGCATCGATGGGAGTTTACGTATTTAGGACAGATGTGTTATTAAAGCTTCTAAGATGGAGATATCCGGCTTCAAACGACTTCGGGTCCGAAATCATTCCTGCTGCTGTCATGGAGCATGATGTCCAG GCATATATTTTCAAAGACTACTGGGAAGATATCGGAACGATTAGATCATTTTATGAAGCCAATTTGGCCCTCACTGAAGAG TTTCCGAAATTCGAGTTTTATGACCCAAAGACACCTTTCTATACATCTCCGCGTTACTTACCACCAACCAAAATTGACAAATGCAGG ATTAAAGATGCAATAATCTCCCATGGATGCTTCTTACGAGAATGCAGTGTCCAACACTCGATAGTCGGTGAACGCTCGCGTTTGGACTATGGTGTTGAGCTTCAG GACACGGTAATGTTGGGAGCAGACTATTACCAAACTGAACCCGAAATTGCTTCTCTATTGGCAGAGGGTAAGGTCCCGATCGGAATTGGACGCAATAGTAAAATCAG GAACTGCATTATTGACAAGAATGCTAAGATTGGAAAAGATGTGGTCATTGTGAACAAAGAT GGTGTTGAAGAAGCAGATAGACCAGAAGAAGGATTTTACATAAGGTCAGGTTTAACCATCATAATGGAGAAGGCAACCATAGCAGACGGCACAGTTATATAA
- the LOC128279310 gene encoding uncharacterized protein LOC128279310: MQDTRRTDMKLLEGGVLKEAEETIKADHVGNNPETDSDSATALQLFLDRIPINNSIPGIKNSPVVELKTGDTVKDAIEFLYSKNAFGAPIVDVLDPEIPLTRFPDGYIGFLDFATLVLWSLQVCMCVCVCVSVWLCSFAKC; this comes from the exons ATGCAAGATACGAGGAGAACTGATATGAAACTACTAGAAGGAGGTGTCTTAAAAGAAGCAGAAGAGACCATCAAAGCTGATCATGTCGGAAACAACCCTGAAACTGATTCAGATTCAGCCACTGCTCTGCAACTTTTTCTTGATCGTATCCCCATTAACAATTCAATCCCTGGCATTAAAAACTCACCTG TTGTGGAATTGAAAACTGGGGATACTGTGAAGGATGCAATTGAGTTTTTGTATTCAAAGAATGCCTTCGGTGCTCCCATTGTTGATGTTTTAGACCCTGAAATCCCATTAACCAGATTCCCAGATGGCTACATTGGTTTCCTTGATTTTGCCACCTTGGTTCTCTGGTCCCTTCAGgtatgtatgtgtgtgtgtgtgtgtgtgtctgtGTGGTTATGCTCTTTTGCAAAATGCTAG
- the LOC108475981 gene encoding adoMet-dependent rRNA methyltransferase spb1 — translation MGKVKGKHRLDKYYQLAKEHGYRSRASWKLVQLDSKFSFLKSAHAVLDLCAAPGGWMQVAVQRVPVGSLVLGLDLVPIAPIRGAVALQQDITKSECKSKVKRVMEEHGVMAFDVILHDGSPNVGGAWAQEAMSQNALVIDSVKLATQFLAPKGTFVTKIFRSQDYSSVLYCLKQLFERVEVDKPAASRSASAEIYLLGLKYKAPAKIDPRLLDVKHLFQGSTEPQKKVIDVLRVSKQKRHRDGYEDGETISKKASTAADFTWSDSPLEILGSVTSITFADPASLPIKDHSSTTEEVKALCDDLRVLGKQDFKYLLKWRMQLRKALSPEKATPTPTPSTVTDVNKGDEENEDDKLLNEMEELTYAMERKKKREKKLLAKRQAKDKSRKATGMQIDALEDGYVDHELFSLSSIKGKKDLAAVDSNEFDDGNVDVRGSEDEENQENTEDESSSDIDSDEERRRYDERIEEILDHAFEEYAAKKDGKTKQRKRVKQAYEQLEGDDDDDVMISDHDSDKDVADLEANPLMVSLDNGEGPTQEEITNRWFSQDIFGEAVEQGDLGKYNDSGDEMEVDNRDEKPVIPEKSKAKKKQDEKTSIPDKAKEKKVNNAAGPKNTKLQAASKAEDDFEIVPAPATDSSDNSSSDDSEDDDFETKAEILACAKKMLRKKQRDQILDDAYNKYMFDDDGLPKWFLEEEKRHRQPIKPVTKEEIAAMRAQFKEINARPAKKVAEAKARKKRIAMKKLEKVRQKANSISDQADISERSKRKQIEQLYKKATPKKPQREYVVAKKGVQVRAGKGKVLVDRRMKKDARARGTGKSGKGSSKKGKNGKADKKGKGSGKASGRKGNKNKGSHA, via the exons ATGGGTAAAGTGAAGGGAAAGCATAGATTAGATAAGTACTACCAATTAGCCAAAGAACACGGCTACCGTTCCCGAGCATCATGGAAATTAGTTCAGCTCGATTCCAAATTCTCGTTCCTAAAATCAGCCCACGCCGTTCTCGACCTTTGCGCCGCTCCCGGTGGTTGGATGCAAGTCGCGGTACAACGTGTTCCTGTCGGCAGCCTCGTGCTGGGCCTCGATCTCGTTCCCATCGCTCCTATACGAGGTGCCGTCGCTCTCCAACAAGACATAACTAAATCCGAATGCAAATCCAAGGTTAAACGGGTGATGGAAGAACATGGTGTTATGGCATTTGATGTTATTTTGCATGATGGGTCACCTAATGTTGGTGGAGCTTGGGCTCAAGAAGCAATGAGTCAAAATGCTTTGGTTATTGATTCTGTTAAGTTGGCTACCCAATTTTTAGCCCCTAAAGGCACTTTTGTTACCAAGATTTTTAGGTCCCAAGATTACAGTTCTGTTCTTTATTGTCTCAAACAG TTATTTGAGAGGGTTGAAGTTGATAAACCAGCAGCTAGTCGTTCAGCATCAGCTGAGATTTATCTTCTGGGTTTAAAGTATAAAGCCCCTGCAAAGATTGATCCACGTCTTCTTGATGTTAAACATTTGTTTCAAGGATCAACAGAGCCACAAAAGAAG GTGATTGATGTACTTAGGGTATCGAAACAAAAGAGACACCGTGATGG TTATGAAGATGGAGAGACAATCTCGAAGAAGGCGTCTACTGCTGCTGACTTCACTTGGTCCGATTCTCCTCTCGAAATCCTTGGTTCGGTTACTTCCATAACCTTTGCAGATCCGGCTTCATTGCCTATTAAGGATCACAGCTCCACCACAGAAGAG GTCAAAGCTCTTTGCGATGATTTGCGTGTTTTAGGAAAGCAAGATTTCAAGTACCTTTTGAA GTGGCGGATGCAATTGAGAAAAGCTTTGTCTCCTGAAAAGGCTACTCCTACTCCTACTCCTAGTACTGTTACTGACGTCAATAAAGGGGATGAGGAGAATGAAGATGATAAGTTACTCAATGAGATGGAGGAGCTCACGTATGCCATGGAGCgtaagaagaaaagagagaagaagCTTCTTGCAAAAAGACAGGCAAAG GACAAATCACGGAAGGCAACGGGAATGCAAATCGATGCCCTGGAAGATGGTTATGTTGATCATGAGTTGTTTTCTCTTTCTTCTATTAAG GGTAAGAAAGATCTTGCGGCGGTTGATTCCAACGAGTTTGATGATGGGAATGTTGATGTAAGGGGTAGCGAAGATGAAGAAAACCAAGAGAACACTGAAGATGAGTCATCCAGTGATATCGATTCTGACGAAGAACGAAGAAG ATATGATGAAAGAATCGAAGAGATCCTTGATCACGCTTTTGAAGAGTATGCGGCCAAAAAGGATGGAAAAACAAAGCAGAGGAAGCGTGTGAAACAAGCCTATGAGCAATTGGAG GGTGATGATGACGATGATGTTATGATTTCCGATCATGATTCAGACAAGGATGTGGCTGATCTTGAAGCAAATCCTCTTATGGTATCACTAGACAATGGGGAAGGACCAACTCAGGAAGAAATTACAAACAGGTGGTTCAGTCAGGATATTTTTGGTGAAGCTGTAGAGCAAGGGGATTTAGGGAAGTATAACGACAGTGGTGATGAAATGGAGGTCGATAATCGAGATGAAAAGCCGGTTATTCCCGAGAAGTCAAAAGCAAAGAAAAAGCAGGATGAAAAAACTTCTATTCCTGACAAGGCCAAGGAGAAGAAAGTAAACAATGCTGCCGGCCCCAAAAACACCAAACTCCAGGCTGCTTCTAAAGCAGAGGATGATTTCGAGATTGTCCCGGCACCGGCTACAGATTCAAGTGACAACTCATCTTCAGATGACTCAGAGGATGACGACTTTGAAACGAAAGCTGAGATATTAGCTTGTGCTAAGAAGATGCTAAGGAAAAAGCAAAGGGACCAAATTCTTGATGATGcttataataaatatatgtttGATGATGACGGTTTACCGAAATGGTTCTTAGAGGAGGAAAAGAGGCATCGCCAACCAATTAAGCCCGTTACAAAAGAAGAGATTGCTGCAATGCGTGCACAATTCAAAGAGATCAACGCTCGACCGGCTAAGAAAGTTGCAGAGGCAAAAGCACGAAAGAAGCGGATTGCAATGAAAAAGCTCGAAAAGGTACGGCAGAAAGCAAACAGTATTTCAGACCAAGCTGACATCTCCGAAAGGTCAAAGAGGAAGCAAATTGAACAACTCTACAAGAAGGCTACACCCAAAAAGCCCCAAAGGGAATACGTGGTCGCGAAGAAGGGGGTTCAAGTTAGGGCTGGCAAAGGGAAAGTCCTTGTTGATCGACGGATGAAGAAGGATGCTAGGGCACGAGGGACGGGTAAATCCGGAAAAGGCAGTTCAAAGAAGGGAAAGAATGGTAAAGCTGATAAGAAAGGTAAAGGTTCTGGCAAGGCTTCAGGGAGGAAGGGAAACAAAAACAAAGGTAGCCATGCATGA